One stretch of Stanieria cyanosphaera PCC 7437 DNA includes these proteins:
- a CDS encoding ATP-binding protein, whose translation MESDYEHIRERFKTLIANVPGAIYRCLNDANWTMEFLSDEITNISGYRAADFIQNQSRSIRSIIYPEDRNLVVREVNEAIAQRKPYTIEYRIIRSDRAITWIKDKGQGVFDRNGKLLGLDGIILDITERKWTESLQQIQNRTLSAIARGETLKNTLSELSEQIDRLSPNLTSTITIVENDGRHLRPFVSSGLPQEYIRAIERLPIGAKATSCGTAAYLGRRVIVSNIATDPLWADYKHLILPHGFQASRSEPIKSNTGQVLGTFDLYFTEPRSPEPKELEIIEACTNLASIAMGRQQSETVLQQSESQLRLITDALPALIAYVDNRQCYQFVNQTFGDWFAKSPNQIIGSHLKEILGEAYYQQIKHHIELALSGQTVTYETELELSDRSHWVNVTHIPDLDGEGGVKGFISLISDISNRKATEKMKDEFVSVVSHELRTPLTSIYGALKLLVTSPQSGLSEEDREMLNIAVTNTDRLVRLVNDVLDLERIESGKIQMVKQPCDAGNLIQEAIEVMQPMAKAGNITLIAEPISIIINADGDHIHQTLTNLLSNAIKFSPPHSSVWVTVDNLEDEVLFKVIDTGRGIPADILGSIFERFKQVDASDSRDKGGTGLGLPICYKIIEEHGGRIWADSEFGKGSTFYFTLPKSGLSSSEKLSL comes from the coding sequence ATGGAGTCAGATTACGAACACATAAGAGAAAGGTTCAAAACTTTAATCGCCAATGTTCCAGGGGCGATATACCGTTGTCTTAACGATGCTAATTGGACGATGGAGTTTTTGAGTGATGAAATTACGAATATCTCAGGTTATCGGGCTGCCGATTTTATTCAAAATCAAAGTCGGTCTATAAGAAGTATTATTTACCCAGAAGATCGCAATCTAGTTGTTCGAGAAGTAAATGAGGCGATCGCCCAAAGAAAACCCTATACAATTGAATATCGAATTATTCGCTCAGATAGAGCAATTACCTGGATTAAGGACAAAGGGCAAGGAGTCTTTGACCGAAATGGCAAACTTCTCGGGTTAGATGGAATTATCTTAGATATTACCGAACGTAAATGGACAGAAAGCTTGCAGCAGATTCAGAATCGAACTTTGAGCGCGATCGCACGGGGAGAGACGCTAAAAAATACTTTATCAGAACTGAGCGAACAGATCGATCGCTTATCTCCAAATTTAACTTCGACTATTACGATCGTGGAGAACGACGGCAGGCATTTACGACCTTTTGTTAGTTCGGGGTTGCCCCAAGAATATATTAGGGCGATCGAACGTTTACCCATTGGAGCCAAAGCTACTTCTTGCGGTACGGCAGCGTATTTAGGTCGGCGAGTAATCGTTAGTAATATCGCTACCGATCCTTTATGGGCAGACTACAAACACCTAATTTTACCCCACGGTTTTCAAGCCAGTCGGTCTGAACCGATTAAATCAAATACGGGTCAAGTTTTGGGAACTTTCGATCTGTATTTTACCGAACCGCGATCGCCAGAGCCGAAAGAGCTAGAAATAATCGAAGCCTGTACTAATTTAGCCTCTATTGCTATGGGTCGCCAACAATCTGAAACTGTATTACAACAGAGCGAATCACAACTTCGTTTAATTACAGATGCACTACCAGCATTAATTGCTTATGTCGATAATCGGCAGTGCTATCAATTTGTCAATCAGACTTTTGGAGATTGGTTCGCTAAATCCCCGAACCAAATTATTGGCAGTCATCTAAAAGAAATTTTGGGTGAGGCATATTACCAGCAAATTAAACATCATATAGAACTAGCCCTCTCAGGACAAACAGTAACCTATGAAACCGAGCTTGAATTAAGCGATCGTTCACATTGGGTTAATGTTACCCATATTCCCGATCTCGATGGAGAAGGAGGGGTAAAAGGATTTATTAGTTTAATTAGCGATATCAGCAATCGCAAAGCTACCGAAAAAATGAAAGACGAATTTGTCTCGGTAGTCAGTCATGAATTACGCACCCCCTTAACTTCTATTTATGGTGCTTTAAAATTACTCGTAACCAGTCCTCAAAGTGGATTATCTGAAGAAGACCGTGAAATGCTCAATATTGCCGTGACTAATACAGACCGTTTAGTGCGCCTAGTAAACGATGTCCTTGACTTAGAGCGCATCGAGTCAGGCAAAATCCAAATGGTGAAACAGCCTTGTGATGCTGGCAATCTGATCCAGGAAGCAATAGAAGTCATGCAGCCGATGGCAAAGGCTGGAAATATTACTCTAATAGCAGAACCTATTTCTATTATAATTAATGCCGATGGCGATCATATTCATCAAACCCTGACCAATTTACTTAGCAATGCCATCAAATTTTCTCCACCTCACAGTTCAGTCTGGGTTACAGTAGATAACTTAGAAGACGAGGTTTTATTCAAAGTTATCGATACAGGACGTGGAATTCCCGCAGATATATTAGGTAGCATTTTTGAGCGATTTAAACAGGTAGATGCTTCAGATTCGCGAGACAAAGGAGGTACTGGCTTAGGGTTGCCCATTTGTTATAAAATTATCGAAGAACATGGAGGTCGCATTTGGGCTGACAGTGAGTTCGGTAAAGGAAGTACGTTTTATTTTACTCTGCCTAAATCTGGCTTATCTTCATCAGAAAAATTGTCATTATGA
- a CDS encoding helix-turn-helix domain-containing protein, producing MGHSDAKISNKRDKSENKSYESSIKSQSALKLNKKEKRSPSEAQLCQNKFYEECPSSAITDTVYTAGVTGMDFWELKPDRLNGGKDFSSGRVELQIRDRFDLTDFAEVAYQTKEVIAHQFGEQTLKLHYALSAIAFRKPEAWKEKITVSASKLLTNFGDSKKRNHYIPKADRSLIKESTRYLSKQEKLLQLAHHVYLLKRLEVWVREWRVRHKGIFTVEMSNLWDVYNIKQIVQPSLDGKDSIIDIEITYSPGSWFEKFAGHDYLREFGYLSGESLKLDPYREKMALRIAYFALFALQQSRNSRFQIETLLRCLGYGEEIEIALINSSAASNLKRSFDRGLKTLAKFEHPYSFIYDADVPEWVESDSKIKKPKYWFNDWLKCFGILYQPKIQSKLKPNLPISDFQIDKEQTLTHETILNIDLLAFGKQIRKARKANKESLRTMAKQISISPSRLSQIENGCYPHPVTPELKTKLLTHLGLEA from the coding sequence ATGGGACATTCTGACGCTAAAATTAGCAATAAAAGAGACAAGAGCGAAAACAAATCTTATGAGTCCAGTATCAAGAGCCAATCCGCTCTTAAACTCAATAAAAAAGAAAAAAGATCGCCATCTGAAGCGCAACTATGCCAGAACAAATTTTACGAAGAATGTCCTAGCAGTGCAATAACTGACACGGTTTACACGGCAGGGGTCACGGGAATGGATTTTTGGGAATTAAAACCCGATAGATTAAATGGAGGAAAAGATTTTTCCTCTGGTCGGGTCGAGTTGCAGATTCGAGATAGATTCGATCTAACTGACTTTGCCGAAGTAGCCTATCAAACAAAAGAAGTAATTGCCCATCAATTTGGCGAACAAACCCTAAAACTACATTACGCACTATCTGCGATCGCTTTCCGTAAACCCGAAGCCTGGAAAGAAAAAATCACTGTCTCAGCTTCTAAACTTTTAACTAATTTTGGTGACAGCAAAAAAAGAAATCACTACATTCCGAAAGCTGATAGAAGCCTTATTAAAGAATCTACTCGCTACTTATCAAAACAAGAAAAGCTGCTTCAACTCGCTCATCATGTATACCTACTCAAGCGTTTAGAAGTCTGGGTTAGAGAATGGCGTGTTCGCCACAAAGGGATTTTTACAGTCGAAATGTCAAATCTCTGGGATGTTTACAATATCAAACAGATAGTTCAACCAAGTCTTGATGGAAAAGATAGCATAATCGATATTGAAATTACCTACAGTCCAGGCTCTTGGTTTGAAAAATTTGCTGGTCATGACTATTTAAGAGAATTTGGCTATCTCAGTGGCGAATCATTAAAATTAGACCCTTACCGAGAAAAAATGGCTTTGAGAATCGCTTATTTTGCTCTTTTTGCCTTACAACAAAGTAGAAATAGTCGTTTTCAGATAGAAACTCTTTTAAGATGCCTTGGTTATGGAGAGGAAATAGAGATAGCTTTAATCAATAGTAGTGCTGCATCTAATCTAAAGCGTAGCTTTGATCGCGGACTTAAAACTTTAGCTAAATTCGAGCATCCATACAGTTTTATATATGATGCAGACGTTCCTGAATGGGTCGAATCTGACAGTAAAATTAAAAAGCCAAAATACTGGTTTAACGATTGGTTAAAGTGTTTTGGTATTTTGTATCAACCAAAAATACAGTCGAAGCTCAAACCAAATTTGCCCATATCTGATTTTCAAATCGATAAAGAGCAAACCTTAACCCACGAGACAATACTGAACATAGATTTATTAGCCTTTGGTAAACAAATTAGGAAAGCACGTAAAGCTAATAAAGAAAGCTTGAGAACTATGGCTAAACAAATTAGTATTTCTCCTTCCCGCCTATCTCAAATTGAGAACGGTTGTTATCCTCATCCAGTTACCCCAGAACTTAAAACTAAACTTTTAACTCATTTAGGTTTAGAAGCATAA
- a CDS encoding L-lactate dehydrogenase: MFEKIFALNTEVEQTNTLRLRKGVIIGAGQVGLACAYSLLIQNCFDELVLQDINTKKVEGEVMDLLHGMSFIAPTELAAGTVADVGKDADIVIITAGAAQKPGETRLDLLGRNVAIYQNLLEDVVKHCPHAILLIVTNPVDIMTYVALKISGFPSSKVIGTGTVLDTSRFRSLLARRLNIDARSVQAYIIGEHGDSEVPVWSTANVAGRKLLSQDWENLDSEEREEFTAIFSQVKNAAYEIIHRKGYTSYAIGLAVTDIVEAIIRSQERILTVSGLVNGLYDIKDVCLGLPRVINEKGFYKTVNLDLSPREEKQLRLSANLLQDVFAQLKF; the protein is encoded by the coding sequence ATGTTTGAAAAAATCTTTGCTCTCAATACTGAAGTCGAGCAAACTAATACTCTTCGTCTCCGTAAAGGAGTCATTATTGGTGCAGGACAAGTAGGATTAGCCTGTGCATATTCTTTACTAATTCAAAATTGCTTCGATGAATTAGTTTTACAGGATATCAATACCAAAAAGGTTGAAGGAGAAGTGATGGATTTGCTCCATGGAATGTCTTTTATCGCTCCTACAGAACTGGCTGCGGGAACGGTAGCTGACGTGGGAAAGGATGCGGATATAGTAATTATTACCGCAGGTGCAGCACAAAAACCAGGAGAAACTCGCCTCGATCTACTAGGACGTAATGTTGCTATCTATCAAAACCTGCTTGAAGATGTAGTCAAGCATTGTCCCCATGCCATCCTGTTAATTGTCACCAATCCCGTAGATATTATGACCTATGTAGCACTAAAAATTTCTGGGTTTCCCAGTTCTAAGGTTATTGGTACGGGAACAGTACTAGATACGTCTCGATTTCGTTCTTTACTAGCCCGCAGATTAAATATTGATGCTCGTAGCGTTCAAGCTTATATCATTGGCGAACATGGTGATAGTGAAGTTCCCGTGTGGAGTACGGCTAATGTAGCTGGTCGAAAATTGCTCTCACAAGATTGGGAAAATCTTGATTCAGAAGAGCGCGAGGAATTCACGGCTATTTTTAGTCAAGTTAAAAATGCAGCTTATGAAATTATTCACCGTAAAGGATATACCTCCTATGCGATCGGTTTAGCAGTGACCGATATAGTTGAAGCAATTATACGCTCTCAAGAACGCATTCTTACTGTTAGTGGTCTTGTCAATGGACTGTATGATATCAAAGATGTGTGTTTGGGTTTGCCTAGAGTAATCAATGAAAAAGGCTTTTACAAAACTGTCAATCTAGATTTGAGTCCCAGAGAAGAAAAACAGCTTCGCCTTTCTGCTAATCTTCTACAAGATGTTTTTGCTCAACTCAAATTTTAA
- a CDS encoding response regulator, which produces MLQLARKHILAIEVAKDIREIIKRSLGNTANWQVSSVNSIAEGLALIQTQQPDVILLEADLLARCDRHIWQQLQTTACNRSIPIIFMASRVRAMDRLQFQQLGAAKAIALPFDPQELVEAIVQLLK; this is translated from the coding sequence ATGTTACAGCTAGCTCGCAAACACATCTTAGCGATTGAGGTTGCTAAAGATATTCGAGAAATTATTAAACGCAGCTTGGGAAATACGGCAAATTGGCAAGTGTCTTCAGTCAATTCGATCGCTGAAGGATTGGCTTTAATTCAAACACAGCAACCCGATGTAATTTTACTCGAAGCCGATCTGCTCGCTCGGTGCGATCGCCATATTTGGCAACAACTACAAACTACTGCTTGTAATCGATCTATTCCCATAATCTTTATGGCATCAAGAGTTAGAGCCATGGATCGACTTCAGTTCCAACAATTAGGTGCAGCCAAGGCGATCGCTCTTCCTTTTGACCCACAAGAATTGGTAGAGGCGATCGTCCAACTATTAAAGTAA
- a CDS encoding iron-containing alcohol dehydrogenase, translating to MAISPFFFAKVPPIHFGTEKIEQLPSLLKSVKAHNVLVVTGGTSLEHSGNWSAIQSLLEQNQINFERISYSGEPTTPDVDKLCQQYRPHQIEAVVGIGGGSVIDLGKALSAMLPHQNSIFDHLEGVGKGIPHSGVKLPYFAIPTTSGTGGEVTKNAVISEVGKNGYKKSLRHDNLIPDGIIIDGNLLTSCPRHITVACGLDAFTQLLEPFLSPTASPLTDAIALSGIEKVAEYFLPACGSEANNPRVREGMAYASLCSGICLANAGLGIVHGLASPVGGLFPIPHGVVCGTLMAMANKVTLEAMRAREPQNPALVKMSRVGKILSTETGKSEHYYADFLIHTLSEWTEQLALPKFSDYGVKARDLETIVEQTSNRNNPIKLTREEIKSILSSRLTGEQPPSG from the coding sequence ATGGCTATTTCTCCCTTCTTTTTTGCTAAAGTTCCTCCCATTCATTTTGGTACGGAAAAAATTGAGCAACTTCCCTCTCTACTTAAGTCAGTCAAGGCTCATAATGTCTTAGTAGTGACAGGAGGAACATCTCTGGAGCATTCTGGTAATTGGTCGGCGATTCAGTCTCTCTTAGAACAAAATCAAATTAATTTTGAAAGAATCTCTTATTCAGGAGAGCCGACCACACCTGATGTAGATAAATTGTGCCAACAATATCGACCTCACCAGATTGAAGCGGTAGTGGGCATTGGCGGCGGAAGTGTTATCGATCTAGGCAAAGCACTGTCGGCCATGCTCCCCCATCAGAATTCGATTTTTGACCATCTAGAAGGAGTGGGCAAGGGTATTCCTCACAGTGGAGTGAAATTGCCTTATTTTGCCATTCCCACTACTTCTGGTACCGGGGGAGAAGTTACCAAAAATGCAGTTATTAGTGAAGTAGGAAAAAATGGTTATAAAAAATCTCTGCGTCACGACAACTTAATCCCTGACGGGATAATTATTGATGGCAATTTACTGACATCCTGCCCCCGACACATTACCGTTGCCTGCGGTTTGGATGCCTTTACCCAACTGTTAGAACCTTTTTTATCTCCTACCGCTTCCCCCCTAACCGATGCGATCGCCCTCAGTGGCATTGAAAAGGTGGCAGAATATTTTCTTCCAGCTTGCGGTTCGGAAGCTAATAATCCGAGGGTAAGGGAAGGCATGGCTTACGCTTCCCTATGTTCGGGAATATGTTTGGCTAATGCTGGTTTGGGAATCGTACATGGTTTGGCTTCTCCTGTAGGGGGTTTATTTCCCATTCCTCATGGAGTGGTTTGTGGCACCTTAATGGCAATGGCTAATAAAGTGACCTTAGAAGCGATGAGAGCCAGAGAACCCCAAAATCCAGCTCTGGTCAAGATGAGTCGGGTGGGTAAAATCCTCTCTACAGAAACTGGAAAATCGGAGCATTACTATGCAGATTTCTTAATTCATACTCTTTCCGAGTGGACAGAACAATTAGCTCTGCCTAAATTCAGCGATTATGGAGTCAAAGCTAGGGATTTAGAAACAATTGTTGAGCAAACTTCTAACCGAAATAATCCGATTAAACTGACTCGTGAAGAGATTAAATCAATTTTATCAAGTCGTTTGACAGGTGAACAGCCGCCCTCTGGATGA
- a CDS encoding dihydroorotate dehydrogenase-like protein, translated as MVDLSTNYLGKTLRSPLVVGAAAPLTENIDNIKRMEDAGAAAIVLHSLFEEQLLEERYEAYHQFAHPTETYPESDFRVDSEAYLERIRRAKKMVDIPIFASLNSSTVGSWGDYVRQVEQAGADGLELNIYDIPTDMSMTGERVEQTYLDIVRSVTDAVNLPVAVKLSPFFSNMANMAKELSNANASGLVLFNRFYQPDINLETLTVESNLLLSTSREMRLPMRWIAILYRTLPLDFAATGGIMTAQDVIKMMLVGANVTMLISVLLSHGIEQLQKIEKDMVEWLEAKEYDSIAQLQGSLSQVNCPDPSVFERSQYLKALQTYQPYWKLVDGSYVRNYAN; from the coding sequence ATGGTAGACCTATCCACAAATTATCTAGGTAAGACATTGCGATCGCCTTTGGTTGTTGGTGCAGCAGCACCTTTAACCGAAAATATCGATAATATTAAACGGATGGAAGATGCTGGCGCAGCAGCAATAGTATTGCATTCTTTGTTTGAAGAACAACTACTAGAAGAAAGATATGAAGCATATCATCAATTCGCTCACCCTACAGAAACCTATCCCGAATCAGATTTTCGTGTCGATTCAGAAGCCTATTTAGAACGTATTCGTCGTGCTAAAAAGATGGTGGATATTCCCATTTTTGCAAGTCTCAACAGTTCTACAGTAGGTAGCTGGGGTGATTATGTACGTCAGGTAGAACAAGCAGGTGCCGATGGTTTGGAATTAAACATTTATGACATTCCTACAGACATGTCGATGACTGGCGAGCGAGTAGAGCAAACTTATTTAGATATTGTTCGCAGTGTTACAGATGCTGTCAATTTACCTGTAGCAGTCAAACTGAGTCCTTTCTTTAGTAATATGGCAAATATGGCAAAAGAACTGAGCAATGCAAATGCTAGTGGCTTGGTATTATTCAACCGTTTTTATCAACCCGATATTAATTTAGAAACTCTAACAGTAGAGTCCAATTTGCTTCTTAGCACTTCTAGAGAGATGCGTTTACCGATGCGCTGGATCGCTATTTTGTATCGTACTCTTCCCCTCGATTTTGCTGCTACAGGCGGGATTATGACCGCTCAAGACGTTATCAAAATGATGCTGGTAGGTGCTAACGTCACCATGTTGATTAGCGTGCTACTGAGTCATGGCATCGAACAGCTGCAAAAAATCGAGAAAGACATGGTTGAATGGTTAGAGGCTAAAGAATACGATTCAATTGCCCAGTTACAAGGCAGCTTAAGCCAAGTAAATTGTCCCGATCCTAGTGTTTTTGAACGATCGCAATATCTCAAAGCTCTACAAACCTATCAACCTTACTGGAAATTGGTTGACGGATCGTATGTTAGGAATTACGCCAATTGA
- the ppsA gene encoding phosphoenolpyruvate synthase, producing MVTTTNSPKKQFLDKERAFVLWFEDVGMSDVSLVGGKNASLGEMIQQLTPKGINVPGGFATTAYAYRYFIEQAGIESKLRELFADLDVEDLNNLRSRGKQARTLILNTPFPEELQAAITEAYSQLCQRYSVDSEYCNRYEGEEKEQCQKFNNNVDVAVRSSATAEDLPDASFAGQQETYLNVHGVQSVLEACHKCFASLFTDRAISYRTARDFDHFDVALSVGVQKMVRSDLATSGVMFSIDTETGFKDAALITAAYGLGENVVQGAVNPDEYTVFKPTLTGHHPILDKRLGSKEIKMVYDLGGSKLTKNVPTSASERIRYAINDEEILQLAKWACQIESHYSQVRDAYTPMDMEWAKDGVTGELFIVQARPETVQSQKAKNVIQTYRLEKTGDVLVTGRAVGDKIGAGKARVILNVSQIDQFQAGEVLVTNKTDPDWEPIMKKASAIVTNQGGRTCHAAIIAREMGIPAIVGCGDATKNIRSKQEVTISCAEGEEGKVYAGSIPFTVEETRLDNLPQTKTQILMNVGNPEAAFSLSAIPCDGVGLARLEFIIANQIKVHPLALLKFDELQDFGDKMNIAQLTINYPRKPDFFVEKLARGIATIAAAFYPKPVIVRMSDFKSNEYANLLGGKQFEPTEENPMLGWRGASRYYDPKYRDAFALECQAFKRVRADMGLTNVIPMIPFCRTPDEGRKVLEEMAQHGLVRGENDLQVYVMCEVPSNVLLADEFSQVFDGFSIGSNDLTQLTLGLDRDSSLVAHLFDERNPGVKAMLQIAIAKARQNNRKIGICGQAPSDYPEIAEFLVQQGINSISLNPDSVLKTRLKIAEAEQNIG from the coding sequence ATGGTGACAACAACAAATAGCCCTAAAAAACAATTCTTAGATAAAGAACGAGCTTTCGTTCTCTGGTTTGAAGATGTGGGAATGAGTGACGTTTCTCTGGTAGGGGGAAAGAATGCTTCTCTAGGAGAAATGATCCAACAGCTAACCCCTAAAGGAATTAACGTTCCAGGAGGTTTTGCCACTACTGCTTATGCTTATCGTTACTTTATCGAACAGGCAGGAATAGAAAGTAAGTTGCGCGAACTGTTTGCCGATCTTGACGTAGAAGATCTTAACAATTTGCGATCGCGTGGTAAACAAGCCAGGACGTTGATTCTGAATACTCCTTTCCCCGAAGAATTACAAGCAGCGATTACCGAAGCCTATAGCCAATTATGCCAGCGATATAGCGTCGATTCTGAGTATTGTAACCGCTATGAGGGTGAGGAAAAAGAACAGTGTCAAAAATTTAACAATAATGTCGATGTAGCAGTTCGTTCCTCAGCTACCGCCGAAGACTTACCCGATGCTTCTTTTGCAGGGCAACAGGAAACTTATCTTAATGTTCATGGGGTTCAAAGCGTTCTCGAAGCCTGTCATAAATGCTTTGCATCCCTATTTACAGATCGCGCTATTTCCTATCGTACTGCTAGAGATTTTGACCACTTTGATGTTGCTCTTTCTGTGGGCGTACAAAAGATGGTGCGTTCGGATTTAGCTACCTCTGGAGTAATGTTTTCTATCGATACAGAAACAGGCTTTAAAGATGCAGCTTTGATTACTGCTGCCTATGGTTTGGGTGAAAACGTAGTCCAGGGTGCGGTCAATCCTGATGAATATACTGTGTTTAAACCAACATTAACTGGTCATCATCCCATTTTAGATAAACGCCTCGGCAGTAAAGAAATCAAGATGGTCTATGATCTAGGCGGTAGTAAGCTGACGAAAAACGTTCCCACATCAGCATCCGAAAGAATTCGATATGCTATTAATGATGAGGAAATTTTGCAATTGGCTAAATGGGCTTGTCAAATTGAATCACATTATTCCCAGGTACGCGATGCTTACACGCCAATGGATATGGAATGGGCAAAAGATGGCGTAACAGGAGAACTGTTTATCGTTCAAGCCCGCCCCGAAACCGTTCAATCGCAAAAAGCCAAAAATGTCATACAGACATATAGACTAGAGAAAACGGGTGATGTCTTAGTAACGGGTAGGGCAGTTGGTGACAAAATTGGTGCGGGTAAAGCCAGAGTTATCTTAAATGTCAGCCAGATTGACCAGTTCCAAGCTGGAGAAGTTCTTGTCACCAATAAAACCGATCCTGACTGGGAACCAATTATGAAAAAAGCCAGTGCTATTGTAACTAACCAGGGTGGTAGAACTTGTCATGCAGCAATTATAGCCCGTGAAATGGGTATACCTGCGATCGTTGGCTGTGGTGATGCGACCAAAAATATCCGATCTAAACAAGAAGTGACCATATCCTGTGCTGAAGGGGAAGAAGGTAAAGTTTATGCTGGATCGATTCCTTTTACTGTCGAAGAGACTCGGTTAGATAATTTACCCCAAACCAAAACGCAAATTTTAATGAATGTAGGTAATCCCGAAGCAGCCTTTAGTTTATCGGCTATCCCTTGTGATGGTGTTGGTTTAGCTAGGTTAGAATTTATTATTGCCAATCAGATTAAAGTTCATCCCCTGGCTTTACTCAAGTTTGACGAACTACAAGACTTTGGGGACAAAATGAACATTGCCCAACTGACAATTAATTATCCCCGTAAGCCCGATTTCTTTGTCGAGAAATTAGCTAGGGGAATAGCTACCATTGCAGCAGCATTCTATCCCAAACCCGTTATCGTGCGGATGTCGGATTTCAAGAGTAACGAATATGCTAACCTTCTAGGGGGTAAACAGTTTGAACCAACCGAAGAAAACCCGATGTTGGGTTGGCGGGGTGCAAGTCGTTATTACGACCCCAAATATCGCGATGCCTTTGCCTTAGAATGTCAAGCATTTAAACGAGTTCGAGCCGACATGGGTTTAACTAACGTCATTCCGATGATCCCCTTCTGTCGTACTCCCGATGAAGGAAGAAAAGTATTAGAAGAAATGGCACAACACGGGCTAGTCAGGGGCGAAAACGATCTGCAAGTATACGTCATGTGTGAAGTTCCCAGTAACGTTTTGCTAGCCGATGAATTCAGCCAAGTGTTTGATGGCTTCTCTATTGGTTCAAATGACCTAACGCAACTGACACTAGGACTCGATCGCGATTCTTCTTTAGTGGCACATCTATTCGATGAACGCAACCCAGGCGTTAAAGCGATGCTGCAAATAGCGATCGCCAAAGCCCGACAAAATAATCGTAAAATTGGCATCTGCGGTCAAGCACCCAGCGATTATCCAGAGATTGCCGAGTTTTTAGTTCAACAGGGTATTAACTCCATCAGTCTTAATCCCGATTCGGTACTTAAAACCAGACTGAAAATAGCCGAAGCAGAACAAAATATTGGCTAG
- a CDS encoding antibiotic biosynthesis monooxygenase produces MVVTIVHVKVKPEYIQDFIEATKLNHQYSIQEPENMRFDILQAPEDKSQFILYEAYKTEAGASAHKQTQHYLTWRETVADWMAEPRQGVPYDVIAPV; encoded by the coding sequence ATGGTTGTTACAATTGTTCACGTTAAAGTTAAACCTGAATACATTCAAGACTTCATTGAAGCTACTAAACTCAATCATCAATACTCGATTCAAGAGCCAGAGAATATGCGGTTTGATATTTTACAAGCTCCTGAAGACAAAAGCCAATTTATTCTCTATGAAGCCTATAAAACCGAAGCAGGAGCAAGTGCCCATAAACAAACTCAACACTATTTAACTTGGCGAGAAACAGTGGCAGATTGGATGGCCGAACCCCGTCAAGGTGTACCCTATGATGTAATTGCACCTGTTTAA
- a CDS encoding response regulator translates to MTVKRILLVDDEASILAVARVGLKRMGWSVLTAASGQEGIALAETEQPDAIVLDVMMPEMDGLATLKQLQDNPQVKDIPVIFLTAKTQKADRRRFYASGIKGFITKPFDPTTLASQISGFLGW, encoded by the coding sequence ATGACTGTCAAACGTATCTTACTGGTAGATGACGAAGCCTCTATCTTAGCAGTTGCTCGTGTCGGTTTAAAACGAATGGGGTGGTCAGTATTGACCGCAGCTTCAGGACAAGAGGGCATCGCGCTTGCCGAAACCGAACAGCCAGACGCGATCGTCTTAGATGTGATGATGCCCGAAATGGATGGATTAGCAACTCTCAAGCAGCTACAAGATAATCCTCAAGTTAAAGATATTCCCGTAATTTTTCTAACTGCCAAAACTCAGAAAGCAGATCGCCGTCGCTTCTATGCCTCTGGTATTAAAGGATTTATTACTAAGCCTTTCGACCCTACTACTTTAGCAAGTCAAATTTCAGGCTTTTTGGGTTGGTAA